The Strix uralensis isolate ZFMK-TIS-50842 chromosome 13, bStrUra1, whole genome shotgun sequence genome window below encodes:
- the SHROOM4 gene encoding protein Shroom4 isoform X5 translates to MESLDQPGQAYYEGDPSPVDQGIYHSKRDSAYSSFSASSIASDCAISLRPEEAASVDSGLQGPCKPPDGRYLTTGAEPPASRHAEAWRVPVPPQPPVRRDSLRAAPTGGGDRRRVSVSADMLHAKGRWISDTFLCQRDGEAEAAGGRTPYAMKDRLSADQYYMLSSHSDRCPAEPLVGENVEPGNRLYPDGGMHRVPDAVAAGDSPLLSPLKGHAPHRHSAPEQLLASQLRSLQVGTGSGRASPAPDGHRWTLSPLHPEDSRLGTAGATQDPPHCPEPCCRLPPCRCCPELQRTCGQDGRGASPARSTEGPAEEESRAGGRRAGGPPHRSAQMRRRSDRFATSLRNEIQRRKAQLQKSRGPGAPPPGEEPVEEAEEPPEGSVPVEGPRAPAERLSPTPSEDSRNPGRSGDRSIPTPDQLPVPKGPPSPERVVPMGRGHWRWSPERKLQPQRSPSPGELEGYGQGPAAPSSPPRSSDEAVLLPFADRRRFFEESSRPVPPRHGKPPAGDPGAFQPPGPERRDTRRLSVDQTYNPPSPSRPGSAGPYAECCREQPPCYKPLGRPGELEYLRGFSYPYGVPLRPEPCRYCGGDPCPPPLPRGRACRCHLQPWARCPDCYCPAPRPGREESDAWPPRRAFAPEFPLDEWEPPAITRKASQSIGELSRYQVGFPRVAPFHPCFESAEPEWPPCYRTTSTHDLSWDGDRVARSPESPPDPLHRPLRGRAFSESHLNLEPASPRGRDRRDLPRAKLDPAVISQKKGPPPPRPPPPNWEKYRQRRTSQHLPDGSGHGSAFTAAPVPARSITEAVRERSQSLTGEQGGRSRGHTARPPAPPGAWPRPEPPRLLRRTPEPDTGSAEICRAAGAGEERPKVKHPWEMEEQPQRLGRNQERGWAGPCGTSECSLPLHGGPRPATPEAPKPSPGAAEGASCQGSRPQPRRVDSDELLWDVVGRDHSLAGILAPSAPLCTTTEVMGELLVAGERQAWRERYQQDWRLEALAQDRQGFEPISPPPGSTASSTSFSAYYGAAAGKAEPLGKMKELPEVVEGSSEDEEEEVDRELLEKKLQLIESLSRKLAVLREAQRGLQEDISANGALGEDVAARLQTLCTPGEFDKYRQFVGDLDKVVNLLLSISGRLARVETALGSLGPHAPAEDKVALREKQRLLVEQLEDAKELKEHVGRREEAVGAMVARYLPAEHLQDYQHFVKMKSALIAEQRELEEKIKLGQEQLRCLRESLGQAPKGC, encoded by the exons ATGGAGAGCCTGGACCAGCCCGGCCAGGCCTACTATGAAGGGGACCCCTCACCCGTTGACCAGGGCATATACCACAGCAAGAGGGACTCAGCCTACAGCTCCTTCTCTGCCAGCTCCATCGCCTCTGACTGCGCCATCTCCCTCCGCCCCGAGGAAGCCGCTTCTGTCGACTCCGGCCTCCAAGGCCCCTGCAAGCCCCCCGACGGGCGCTACCTGACCACGGGGGCTGAGCCACCCGCCAGCCGGCACGCCGAGGCCTGGCGGGTGCCTgtacccccccagccccctgtcAGGAGGGACAGCCTGCGGGCAGCCCCGACCGGCGGAGGGGACAGGCGCCGGGTGTCGGTGTCGGCAGACATGCTGCACGCCAAGGGCCGGTGGATCTCTGACACCTTCCTCTGCCAGCGAGACGGGGAGGCGGAGGCTGCAGGCGGGAGGACGCCATACGCCATGAAGGACCGTCTCTCTGCTGACCAGTATTACATGCTGAGCTCCCACTCGGACCGGTGCCCGGCTGAGCCGCTCGTGGGGGAGAATGTGGAGCCTGGCAACCGGCTGTACCCAGATGGTGGCATGCACCGAGTGCCAGATGCTGTGGCAGCAGGTGACAGCCCATTGCTGTCCCCCCTCAAGGGCCATGCGCCGCACCGGCACAGTGCTCCTGAGCAGCTGCTGGCTTCCCAGCTCCGCTCGCTCCAGGTGGGCACTGGCAGTGGGCGAGCCTCCCCAGCTCCCGATGGGCACCGCTGGACCTTATCCCCGCTGCACCCCGAGGACAGCCGGCTGGGGACCGCGGGGGCCACCCAGGACCCCCCGCACTGCCCAGAGCCATGTTGCCGTCTGCCACCCTGCCGCTGCTGCCCTGAGCTGCAGCGAACCTGCGGGCAGGACGGGCGGGGGGCCAGCCCAGCACGCAGCACCGAGGGGCCGGCGGAGGAGGAGAGCCGGGCGGGGGGACGACGGGCTGGGGGTCCTCCCCACCGCTCCGCTCAGATGCGCCGCCGCAGTGACCGCTTCGCCACCAGCTTGCGCAACGAGATCCAGCGGCGCAAGGCCCAGCTGCAGAAGAGCCGGGGTCCAGGTGCCCCGCCACCTGGTGAAGAACCAGTGGAGGAGGCGGAGGAGCCCCCCGAGGGCAGCGTGCCGGTGGAGGGACCCCGCGCCCCGGCCGagcgtctcagccccacgccgaGTGAGGACAGCAGGAACCCCGGCCGCTCAGGGGACCGGAGCATTCCCACCCCTGACCAGCTGCCGGTCCCCAAAGGGCCCCCATCCCCTGAGCGGGTGGTGCCGATGGGTCGGGGCCACTGGCGCTGGTCTCCGGAGCGCAAGCTGCAGCCACAGCGCTCGCCCAGCCCTGGTGAGCTGGAGGGCTACGGCCAGGGgccggcagcccccagctccccaccacGGAGCAGCGATGAGGCCGTCCTCCTGCCCTTTGCTGACCGCCGCCGGTTCTTCGAGGAGAGCAGCCGGCCGGTGCCGCCCCGGCATGGCAAGCCCCCGGCAGGTGATCCTGGTGCCTTCCAGCCCCCTGGCCCCGAGCGCCGGGACACACGCCGCCTCTCTGTAGACCAGACCTACAACCCCCCCTCACCCAGCCGCCCTGGCTCTGCCGGCCCCTATGCCGAGTGCTGCCGGGAGCAGCCCCCCTGCTACAAGCCGCTGGGGAGGCCGGGGGAGCTGGAGTACCTGCGGGGCTTCTCCTACCCCTATGGAGTTCCCCTGCGCCCCGAGCCCTGCCGCTACTGTGGGGGGGACCCATGCCCACCACCGCTGCCCCGCGGACGTGCCTGCCGCTGCCACCTCCAGCCCTGGGCACGCTGCCCAGACTGCTACTGCCCGGCCCCCCGCCCTGGGCGGGAGGAGAGCGACGCCTGGCCCCCCCGGAGAGCTTTCGCCCCG GAATTTCCTCTGGATGAGTGGGAACCGCCAGCGATAACTAGGAAAGCCAGTCAGTCCATCGG CGAGCTCTCCCGCTACCAAGTGGGCTTCCCAAGGGTTGCCCCCTTCCACCCCTGCTTTGAGAGTGCTGAGCCGGAGTGGCCGCCCTGCTACCGGACCACGTCCACGCATGACCTGTCATGGGATGGTGACCGTGTCGCCCGCTCCCCCGAGAGCCCCCCGGACCCCCTACACCGCCCGCTGCGGGGCAGAGCCTTCTCTGAGAGCCACCTCAACCTAGAGCCTGCCAGCCCCCGGGGCCGTGACCGGAGAGACCTTCCCCGTGCCAAGCTGGACCCCGCTGTCATCTCCCAAAAGAAgggccccccacctccccgcccgcctccccccaaCTGGGAGAAGTACAGGCAGCGCCGGACATCCCAGCACCTGCCGGATGGTTCCGGGCATGGCTCTGCCTTCACTGCTGCCCCGGTGCCAGCCCGCAGCATCACTGAGGCTGTGCGTGAGCGCTCACAGAGCCTcactggggagcaggggggccggtcccgggggcACACTGCTCGCCCCCCTGCCCCGCCAGGTGCCTGGCCCCGACCCGAGCCCCCCAGATTGCTCCGCAGGACACCTGAGCCCGATACTGGCAGCGCTGAGATTTGCAG GGCGGCAGGTGCCGGGGAAGAGCGGCCGAAGGTGAAGCACCCCTGGGAGatggaggagcagccccaaaGGCTTGGCCGGAAccaggagcggggctgggctggccccTGTGGCACGAGTGAGTGCTCCCTGCCCCTGCATGGTGGCCCCCGCCCTGCCACCCCAGAGGCACCCAAGCCCAGCCCCGGAGCAGCAGAGGGGGCGAGCTGCCAGGGGagccggccccagccccgccgcgtGGACTCGGAtgagctgctgtgggatgtggTGGGCAGGGACCACTCCCTGGCCGGCATCCtggccccctcggcccccctcTGCACCACCACCGAGGTGATGGGCGAGCTGCTGGTGGCGGGGGAGCGGCAGGCCTGGCGGGAGCGTTACCAGCAGGACTGGCGCCTGGAGGCCCTGGCGCAGGACAG GCAGGGCTTCGAGCCCATCTCGCCGCCCCCTGGGAGCACTGCCAGCTCCACCTCCTTCTCGGCATATTACGGCGCGGCAGCGGGCAAAGCTGAGCCTCTCGGCAAGATGAAGGAGCTGCCGGAGGTGGTGGAGGGAAGCtcagaggacgaggaggaggaggtggaccGCGAGCTGCTGGAAAAGAAG CTGCAGCTGATCGAGAGCCTGAGCCGCAAGCTGGCGGTGCTGCGGGAGGCacagcgggggctgcaggaggacatcAGCGCCAACGGGGCACTGGGCGAGGATGTGGCTGCCCGCCTGCAAACCCTCTGCACCCCGGGGGAGTTCGACAAGTACCGCCAGTTCGTGGGTGACCTGGACAAGGTGGTCAACCTCCTGCTCTCCATCTCGGGGCGCCTGGCCAGGGTGGAGACTGCCTTGGGCAGCCTGGGGCCTCATGCCCCCGCTGAGGACAAg GTGGCCCTGCGGGAGAAGCAGCGGCTGCTGGTGGAGCAGCTGGAGGATGCCAAGGAGCTGAAGGAGCACGTGGGGCGTCGGGAAGAGGCGGTGGGCGCCATGGTGGCACGGTACCTACCTGCTGAGCACCTCCAGGACTACCAGCACTTCGTCAAGATGAAGTCGGCCCTCATTGCCGAGCagcgggagctggaggagaagatCAAGCTGGGCCAGGAGCAGCTACGGTGCCTCCGCGAGAGCCTTGGTCAGGCCCCCAAGGGCTGCTAg
- the SHROOM4 gene encoding protein Shroom4 isoform X6: protein MLHAKGRWISDTFLCQRDGEAEAAGGRTPYAMKDRLSADQYYMLSSHSDRCPAEPLVGENVEPGNRLYPDGGMHRVPDAVAAGDSPLLSPLKGHAPHRHSAPEQLLASQLRSLQVGTGSGRASPAPDGHRWTLSPLHPEDSRLGTAGATQDPPHCPEPCCRLPPCRCCPELQRTCGQDGRGASPARSTEGPAEEESRAGGRRAGGPPHRSAQMRRRSDRFATSLRNEIQRRKAQLQKSRGPGAPPPGEEPVEEAEEPPEGSVPVEGPRAPAERLSPTPSEDSRNPGRSGDRSIPTPDQLPVPKGPPSPERVVPMGRGHWRWSPERKLQPQRSPSPGELEGYGQGPAAPSSPPRSSDEAVLLPFADRRRFFEESSRPVPPRHGKPPAGDPGAFQPPGPERRDTRRLSVDQTYNPPSPSRPGSAGPYAECCREQPPCYKPLGRPGELEYLRGFSYPYGVPLRPEPCRYCGGDPCPPPLPRGRACRCHLQPWARCPDCYCPAPRPGREESDAWPPRRAFAPEFPLDEWEPPAITRKASQSIGELSRYQVGFPRVAPFHPCFESAEPEWPPCYRTTSTHDLSWDGDRVARSPESPPDPLHRPLRGRAFSESHLNLEPASPRGRDRRDLPRAKLDPAVISQKKGPPPPRPPPPNWEKYRQRRTSQHLPDGSGHGSAFTAAPVPARSITEAVRERSQSLTGEQGGRSRGHTARPPAPPGAWPRPEPPRLLRRTPEPDTGSAEICRAAGAGEERPKVKHPWEMEEQPQRLGRNQERGWAGPCGTSECSLPLHGGPRPATPEAPKPSPGAAEGASCQGSRPQPRRVDSDELLWDVVGRDHSLAGILAPSAPLCTTTEVMGELLVAGERQAWRERYQQDWRLEALAQDRQGFEPISPPPGSTASSTSFSAYYGAAAGKAEPLGKMKELPEVVEGSSEDEEEEVDRELLEKKLQLIESLSRKLAVLREAQRGLQEDISANGALGEDVAARLQTLCTPGEFDKYRQFVGDLDKVVNLLLSISGRLARVETALGSLGPHAPAEDKVALREKQRLLVEQLEDAKELKEHVGRREEAVGAMVARYLPAEHLQDYQHFVKMKSALIAEQRELEEKIKLGQEQLRCLRESLGQAPKGC, encoded by the exons ATGCTGCACGCCAAGGGCCGGTGGATCTCTGACACCTTCCTCTGCCAGCGAGACGGGGAGGCGGAGGCTGCAGGCGGGAGGACGCCATACGCCATGAAGGACCGTCTCTCTGCTGACCAGTATTACATGCTGAGCTCCCACTCGGACCGGTGCCCGGCTGAGCCGCTCGTGGGGGAGAATGTGGAGCCTGGCAACCGGCTGTACCCAGATGGTGGCATGCACCGAGTGCCAGATGCTGTGGCAGCAGGTGACAGCCCATTGCTGTCCCCCCTCAAGGGCCATGCGCCGCACCGGCACAGTGCTCCTGAGCAGCTGCTGGCTTCCCAGCTCCGCTCGCTCCAGGTGGGCACTGGCAGTGGGCGAGCCTCCCCAGCTCCCGATGGGCACCGCTGGACCTTATCCCCGCTGCACCCCGAGGACAGCCGGCTGGGGACCGCGGGGGCCACCCAGGACCCCCCGCACTGCCCAGAGCCATGTTGCCGTCTGCCACCCTGCCGCTGCTGCCCTGAGCTGCAGCGAACCTGCGGGCAGGACGGGCGGGGGGCCAGCCCAGCACGCAGCACCGAGGGGCCGGCGGAGGAGGAGAGCCGGGCGGGGGGACGACGGGCTGGGGGTCCTCCCCACCGCTCCGCTCAGATGCGCCGCCGCAGTGACCGCTTCGCCACCAGCTTGCGCAACGAGATCCAGCGGCGCAAGGCCCAGCTGCAGAAGAGCCGGGGTCCAGGTGCCCCGCCACCTGGTGAAGAACCAGTGGAGGAGGCGGAGGAGCCCCCCGAGGGCAGCGTGCCGGTGGAGGGACCCCGCGCCCCGGCCGagcgtctcagccccacgccgaGTGAGGACAGCAGGAACCCCGGCCGCTCAGGGGACCGGAGCATTCCCACCCCTGACCAGCTGCCGGTCCCCAAAGGGCCCCCATCCCCTGAGCGGGTGGTGCCGATGGGTCGGGGCCACTGGCGCTGGTCTCCGGAGCGCAAGCTGCAGCCACAGCGCTCGCCCAGCCCTGGTGAGCTGGAGGGCTACGGCCAGGGgccggcagcccccagctccccaccacGGAGCAGCGATGAGGCCGTCCTCCTGCCCTTTGCTGACCGCCGCCGGTTCTTCGAGGAGAGCAGCCGGCCGGTGCCGCCCCGGCATGGCAAGCCCCCGGCAGGTGATCCTGGTGCCTTCCAGCCCCCTGGCCCCGAGCGCCGGGACACACGCCGCCTCTCTGTAGACCAGACCTACAACCCCCCCTCACCCAGCCGCCCTGGCTCTGCCGGCCCCTATGCCGAGTGCTGCCGGGAGCAGCCCCCCTGCTACAAGCCGCTGGGGAGGCCGGGGGAGCTGGAGTACCTGCGGGGCTTCTCCTACCCCTATGGAGTTCCCCTGCGCCCCGAGCCCTGCCGCTACTGTGGGGGGGACCCATGCCCACCACCGCTGCCCCGCGGACGTGCCTGCCGCTGCCACCTCCAGCCCTGGGCACGCTGCCCAGACTGCTACTGCCCGGCCCCCCGCCCTGGGCGGGAGGAGAGCGACGCCTGGCCCCCCCGGAGAGCTTTCGCCCCG GAATTTCCTCTGGATGAGTGGGAACCGCCAGCGATAACTAGGAAAGCCAGTCAGTCCATCGG CGAGCTCTCCCGCTACCAAGTGGGCTTCCCAAGGGTTGCCCCCTTCCACCCCTGCTTTGAGAGTGCTGAGCCGGAGTGGCCGCCCTGCTACCGGACCACGTCCACGCATGACCTGTCATGGGATGGTGACCGTGTCGCCCGCTCCCCCGAGAGCCCCCCGGACCCCCTACACCGCCCGCTGCGGGGCAGAGCCTTCTCTGAGAGCCACCTCAACCTAGAGCCTGCCAGCCCCCGGGGCCGTGACCGGAGAGACCTTCCCCGTGCCAAGCTGGACCCCGCTGTCATCTCCCAAAAGAAgggccccccacctccccgcccgcctccccccaaCTGGGAGAAGTACAGGCAGCGCCGGACATCCCAGCACCTGCCGGATGGTTCCGGGCATGGCTCTGCCTTCACTGCTGCCCCGGTGCCAGCCCGCAGCATCACTGAGGCTGTGCGTGAGCGCTCACAGAGCCTcactggggagcaggggggccggtcccgggggcACACTGCTCGCCCCCCTGCCCCGCCAGGTGCCTGGCCCCGACCCGAGCCCCCCAGATTGCTCCGCAGGACACCTGAGCCCGATACTGGCAGCGCTGAGATTTGCAG GGCGGCAGGTGCCGGGGAAGAGCGGCCGAAGGTGAAGCACCCCTGGGAGatggaggagcagccccaaaGGCTTGGCCGGAAccaggagcggggctgggctggccccTGTGGCACGAGTGAGTGCTCCCTGCCCCTGCATGGTGGCCCCCGCCCTGCCACCCCAGAGGCACCCAAGCCCAGCCCCGGAGCAGCAGAGGGGGCGAGCTGCCAGGGGagccggccccagccccgccgcgtGGACTCGGAtgagctgctgtgggatgtggTGGGCAGGGACCACTCCCTGGCCGGCATCCtggccccctcggcccccctcTGCACCACCACCGAGGTGATGGGCGAGCTGCTGGTGGCGGGGGAGCGGCAGGCCTGGCGGGAGCGTTACCAGCAGGACTGGCGCCTGGAGGCCCTGGCGCAGGACAG GCAGGGCTTCGAGCCCATCTCGCCGCCCCCTGGGAGCACTGCCAGCTCCACCTCCTTCTCGGCATATTACGGCGCGGCAGCGGGCAAAGCTGAGCCTCTCGGCAAGATGAAGGAGCTGCCGGAGGTGGTGGAGGGAAGCtcagaggacgaggaggaggaggtggaccGCGAGCTGCTGGAAAAGAAG CTGCAGCTGATCGAGAGCCTGAGCCGCAAGCTGGCGGTGCTGCGGGAGGCacagcgggggctgcaggaggacatcAGCGCCAACGGGGCACTGGGCGAGGATGTGGCTGCCCGCCTGCAAACCCTCTGCACCCCGGGGGAGTTCGACAAGTACCGCCAGTTCGTGGGTGACCTGGACAAGGTGGTCAACCTCCTGCTCTCCATCTCGGGGCGCCTGGCCAGGGTGGAGACTGCCTTGGGCAGCCTGGGGCCTCATGCCCCCGCTGAGGACAAg GTGGCCCTGCGGGAGAAGCAGCGGCTGCTGGTGGAGCAGCTGGAGGATGCCAAGGAGCTGAAGGAGCACGTGGGGCGTCGGGAAGAGGCGGTGGGCGCCATGGTGGCACGGTACCTACCTGCTGAGCACCTCCAGGACTACCAGCACTTCGTCAAGATGAAGTCGGCCCTCATTGCCGAGCagcgggagctggaggagaagatCAAGCTGGGCCAGGAGCAGCTACGGTGCCTCCGCGAGAGCCTTGGTCAGGCCCCCAAGGGCTGCTAg